The following coding sequences are from one Microtus pennsylvanicus isolate mMicPen1 chromosome 1, mMicPen1.hap1, whole genome shotgun sequence window:
- the LOC142859824 gene encoding developmental pluripotency-associated protein 2-like encodes MVQLKVEVYKRLQQYSYSEQICYIPETSREARLKPIAKKTNKAVIAGPRPQGLKRKREEDEPGEEVLTSERESGIVEVLTSERESGIVEVLTSERKSVFAAWGRITMRASQPRAENCRPLPSKAKAFLPPVTGHRWCVIHGRQLPADKEGWVCLQMHAGQTWVPYSSQRMIPLFILPACVFPSPGLEDNLLCPECAHSNRKMMRNFERDRRTEKKHKQLRENMPP; translated from the exons ATGGTGCAGCTG AAAGTGGAAGTCTACAAGAGACTCCAACAATATTCATATTCTGAACAAATATGC tatattCCCGAAACCTCTCGTGAGGCCAGACTGAAGCCCATTGcgaaaaaaaccaacaaagcagTCATCGCAGGACCCAGACCTCAAGGtttgaagaggaagagagaggaggacgAGCCCGGCGAAGAAGTTCTGACTTCAGAAAGGGAGTCCGGCATAGTAGAAGTTCTGACTTCAGAAAGGGAGTCCGGCATAGTAGAAGTTCTGACTTCAGAAAGGAAGTCCGTTTTTGCAGCCTGGGGAAGAATTACCATGCGAGCTTCTCAGCCTAGGGCTGAGAATTGCCGGCCTCTTCCCTCTAAAGCCAAAGCATTTCTTCCCCCAGTCACCG GACATAGGTGGTGTGTCATCCACGGCAGGCAGCTCCCTGCTGATAAGGAAGGCTGGGTTTGCCTGCAGATGCACGCCGGTCAGACCTGGGTTCCATACAGTTCCCAAAGGATGATACCTCTCTTCATTTTACCAGCCTGTGTGTTCCCATCCCCTGGACTGGAAGATAATTTGCTCTGCCCTGAATGTGCCCACAG CAATAGGAAGATGATGAGGAATTTCGAAAGGGACAGACGCactgaaaagaaacacaaacagctACGTGAAAATATGCCACCTTAG